The sequence below is a genomic window from Desulfobacterales bacterium.
CTCGGCAATAATTTTTGAACGTTTAGATTCGGCTATGTATAGAGCTAAAAATTCTGGCAGAAATAAGGTTATATTTATTTAAAACTAAAATATAAATAAAAAAGGAGATTATTATGGCTATTATTACCATATCAAGGCATTTCGGAGCTGGAGGCAAAACATTAGGCGAAGAAATTGCAAAAAAAATGGGATATACATTTTTAGATGACGTAATACTTCAAGAAGTTGCAAAAAAAGCTAAAGTTTCCAATGAATGGGTTGAAGGTTTAGAAAAAGAAGCTGGAGGCAGAGTATCAAAATTTATAGCAAACTTTATCAGTCGATCATTTATTGAAAAATTTGTTGGTGAAGATAAAGGATATATAGATGAGGATATTTATGTAGAGCTACTACATGAAATTATTAGAAAATTTGCAGATAAGGACAATGTTGTTTTTTTAGGCCGAGGAGGTCAATATATTTTAAAGGATTATCCGAATGCTTATCACATTCTTTTAGTTGCCGAATATAAAGACAGAGTTAAATTTA
It includes:
- a CDS encoding cytidylate kinase-like family protein; this encodes MAIITISRHFGAGGKTLGEEIAKKMGYTFLDDVILQEVAKKAKVSNEWVEGLEKEAGGRVSKFIANFISRSFIEKFVGEDKGYIDEDIYVELLHEIIRKFADKDNVVFLGRGGQYILKDYPNAYHILLVAEYKDRVKFMMDHYKLSLEKAESVVTSEDKRRLNLYKKFHKEDYDSPLLYNMVINTSRISMDKAIKMVCFMVECHLECVST